The genomic DNA GACGGCACGCCAGTCAACGATCTTGCCCCTTTCGCGAGCTCAGACGGGTTCGAATCGCTCGAAACATTCCATCGGTTCTGGCGGATGTTTCATGGCGTTGGCACCTTCCACGGCAAGCTGATTGCATGGGGGGCGGAATGCCACGAATAGCAACGTTGTCGCGCCCGATCGTCCGTCGCATCGAGCCGAAGCTAATCGTTCGGATCACGCCTGACGGCGTCTCAATCCGCGGATATCGCCGTCGTCGATGGCGTGACGTTTCATGGGCGCAGCTGGCATCGCTTGCCGACGACCAGCTGCCATTGGTCAAGCATTGCCAATTGGCCGATGGTCAAGAACAACTTCGCAAACTCGGTGCGATTGAGGATTGATCGGTGCGAGGCGCAAAGCAACAAACGATCGATTTCACGCGCGGCGACCAGCTGGGATTGCTGAAGTCTCTGCCGATCAAGTCCGCCGACGTCGGCGATGGCAAAGCGGCGGCGCGTGTCAGCTCACGCATGGCGCTAAGCGTGCTGCGCGCGATTGATGACTACTGCGGCAAGAGTGGTCGCTGTTGGGCTTCGGCCGCGACGATCGGTGCCGACATCAATTGCAGCGAACGGAGTGTACGCCGTGCCATTCGGCTGCTTGAGTCAGAACAGTTGATCGTGATTGAGCACAGGCACGGTCGAAGCCCCATCATGGTGATCAATTGGGGCGAAATCTCTCTGCGTGTATCGAAAGCAAACGCCACCGCAACCCCGGACATTTTCCCCTCCGGCAACCCCGGACATTTTTTTGCTAACCCCGGACAGTCTGACACGAACCCCGGACAGTCTGACCGGAACCCCGGACAATATGTCCGACGAACCGTAAGTAACCGAAAAAGAACCGCTCTCCCCCCTCCCCCCCAAAACACGAGCGGGAGTGAGGGGAGCGATTTTGATTTGCCTTCCCCGATCGAAGAGACCGCGACCTGGCACCACGTAGCCCAGCGCCTCGCGTTATCCGGCATCCGGGAATGGCGTCGAGCTTTAGCTGACCTGCAGGCAGCCGTCGACGTCGAGCACGCCACGCGATTGCTCGATGTGTACACCGACCGCGTCGGTGCCTATGGACCGTTTGCCCTGTACCGCCGCTGTCGCAACGCCTCCGCTGTGTTGCCGCCGGAGGATGGTTGGCCTGACCCGAAGCCGGAATCGGCTTACGCACGCGACCACGTCGCTGCAGAGCGGATCCTCGCAGCGGTACACCGCGACGCGGCAAATCGTGAATCGCTCGGATACGACAAGCCGAGCCCAAAGGCCATCGCGGCAGTGGCTGCGGATCGAATGGCCGCTGCTGGACTCGGTTGCGACCTGCTACCGGAGCGCTACCGGCAGTTGCTAGAACGCAATTCCCGAACCGACAAGGAACGCCAAATGTGCAGTTAAGTTACGGGATCGAGCCAACCATTTTCGAGGTTAAGCAAATGCCAGATCGAGAAAGATCTTTGATTGGCAATCCGGGATCGCACGATCCGTTGGAGGATCGCAATAAAGCGTCGGATGAGGTGGAACGTTGGGTTGTCGATAGGTATGGGCCAATCGAAACGGAATACGTCGACATGCCCCAGTTTGTGGACGGCAATGTCGTCGCAGTCGCGGTCCCGTTACTTCGCGGTGTGCAGATCGGCATGGGGTCATCGCGGCAGTTGGCGATCCACGATCTCTATCTTCGACTGACGACAAACCCGGTACTTGAAACATCGTTGCCGCCATGGTGGCAGAAACGTGTCGAGGGATCCCGATAACGTTTGTGTTCAGCAGGCGGCGGCGCACGACATTGACTTCAGGGCCGACGCCGCCCGCCGCTCCGTGTGCAACACATTGTT from Rosistilla carotiformis includes the following:
- a CDS encoding helix-turn-helix domain-containing protein, which codes for MRGAKQQTIDFTRGDQLGLLKSLPIKSADVGDGKAAARVSSRMALSVLRAIDDYCGKSGRCWASAATIGADINCSERSVRRAIRLLESEQLIVIEHRHGRSPIMVINWGEISLRVSKANATATPDIFPSGNPGHFFANPGQSDTNPGQSDRNPGQYVRRTVSNRKRTALPPPPQNTSGSEGSDFDLPSPIEETATWHHVAQRLALSGIREWRRALADLQAAVDVEHATRLLDVYTDRVGAYGPFALYRRCRNASAVLPPEDGWPDPKPESAYARDHVAAERILAAVHRDAANRESLGYDKPSPKAIAAVAADRMAAAGLGCDLLPERYRQLLERNSRTDKERQMCS